The genomic segment CGAAGGAGGGGTCGATCTGGGCGGCCAGGTCGGCGCCGGTCTTCTCGTTGCCCCAGCTCTCCGCGTTCCTGAGATGGAAGTGGACCATCTGCCGTGTGTAGCGCTCCCAGTCGCGCTCGGCGTACGAGTCCTCAGCGGCGTCCTGCAGAGCCTGCAAGGCCATGCGGTTGTCCGCCTCCAGCAGTTCGAACCGGGCGGGACGTCCCTTCTCCATGGCACGTACCCAGTCCGAGTGGCCGACGGTGACCAGCAGGTCGTCGCCGACCTCGGCGCGCAGGAACTCCAGATCGTCCGCGCCCTGCACCTTGTTGCCGACGACCTTGAGCGCCACGCCGAAGTCCTGGGCGTACTCCTTGTACTGGCGGTACACGGAGACCCCCTTACGGGTCGGCTCCGCGACCAGGAACGTCATGTCGAAGCGGGTGAACATCCCCGACGCGAACGAGTCCGACCCGGCGGTCATGTCGACCACTACATAGTCGTCACGCCCGTCCACGAGGTGATTCAGGCAGAGCTCGACCGCGCCGACCTTGGAGTGGTAGCAGGCCACGCCGAGGTCGGACTCGGTGAACGGTCCGGTGGCCATCAGCCGGATGTCCCCGTCGTCGAGCCGGACCGTGCGGGCGCAGGCGTCGTAGATCGGGTTGTCCTCCCGGACCCGCAGCAGGCGCGAGCCCTCCCCGGGCGGCGTGGTCTTGATCATTGTGTTCGCGGACGCGATGCGGGGATTGTCACCCCGCAGATAGTCCTTGATGAGCGGCAGATGTGCCCCCATCGCGGGCAGCGCGGCTGCCTCTTCGTCGTCCAGACCGAGTGCGGCTCCCAGATGCTGGTTGATGTCGGCGTCCACAGCGACGACATGGGCTTCATTGGCGGCGAGGTGGCGGATGAAGAGCGAGGACAGCGTCGTCTTGCCGCTGCCGCCCTTCCCCACGAAAGCGATCTTCATGTTCACCTAGGGTAGCGGTGTCATCGCCGACCGCTGTCGACTCACGTGAAGAAGACCACTCGGGAGTGGTACGGGTGTGCGGGGCGCGTAGCCTCGCTACTTATGAGTACGACTGCCTCGGACCCGCTCGCCACCCTCGGCTCCCTGCCTGGAGTCGCCGACGCGGTGGACTCCGTACGGAAGTCCGTCGACCGGGTCTACGGCCACCGTGTCATGCGGCGCCGCAGCCATGAGATCACCGGGGAGGCGGCGCTGCGTGGTGCCCGAGGCTCCGCGGCGCTCTCCGGCGCCGACTGGAATCTGGAAGAGGTGCGCCGGCGCACCGACTTCAGCGGGGACACCGAGGCGCGCACCGTCGGCGCGGCCCTGCGGCTGACCTCGGAGGCCGGACAACTGCTCTCCATCTGGCGGCAGTCGCCGTTGCGGGTCCTGGCACGTCTGCATCTGGTGGCGGCCGGTGGTGCCGCCCCCGGTGACACGGTCGGACGGCCGCGACTGGCCGGTGAGCCGGTCGATGAACCGCTGATCGAAGCCCCGCTACCGCACGCCGACGAGATGACGGGGCGGTTGGAGGGGCTGGCCGGACTGGTCCTCGCCGGAAGCGAGGCCCCTGCCCTGGTCACGGCTGCGATCGTGCACGGAGAGCTGCTGGCGCTGCGCCCCTTCGGCTCGTGCAACGGACTGGTCGCGCGGACGGCCCAGCGGATCGTGCTGATCGGAAGTGGGCTTGATCCCAAGTCGGTCTGCCCGGCCGAGGTGGGGCACGCCGAAGAAGGCAGGGCCGCATACATCGCGGCATTCGAGGGCTATCTCTCGGGAACACCGGACGGCATGGTGGCCTGGATCGCGCACTGCGGACGGGCGGTGGAGCTCGGCGTCAGGGAGTCGACGGCGGTGTGCGAGGCGCTTCAGCGCGGAGCCGCGTAGTCGACGACGTCCAGGCGTAGGCCCGTTCGGCGGGAGGATGCCATTTCACCGGACGGGTGGAGCCGCTATCACCTGAAGTGGAACGGCTATCACCTGAAAGGGTTGCGGCGGCACCGGTCACCGGTACCGCCGCTGACATGTGGGCCTAGTTACCATGCGTCCTCGATGTATGCCCATCAGGTCGGGTTCTTTGCCCGTACCTGGTGTGGCTGGCCCGTAATCGACGGGTCGACGTCGCGTGGGTGCTCGGCTTCCATGTACCGGTCCGTGGGGCCTTTTCCGCGGTTGAAGGTGATCCTCTCGGATGTCCTTGGTCTCGTGGGCCGTTGATTCCTTTGTACTCCCGTGCGAACGGAAGTGGAACCCCTGGCCCCTCTTCTTTACTTTCATGTTCAAATGTGCGCGTTATGTGCGATACGGGAGCCTCCGTGGAGGTTCGGTGTTTTCGGGCTCACGTAGCCGGTCAGGACGAGTGGGGAAGGCCGGTGGCCCGGAGATGACGGAGCGGCTGGAGTGCTGTGAGGTGGCTGGAGCGCTGAGGCGCCGGTGCCGGAGTGCTGGAGAGCAGGGGCGGCCACTCAGGCGGGGGCGGGGAGGGCGCGTCGGCGGGCCGCGTACCAGACGAGCCCTGCGGTGACCGCCGCCGCGCCGACCGCCGCCGCGGCGACGAGGGCGGGACGAGCCGGCATCGAGAAGGCCGGCAGTCGTTGCTTCAGCCGGACCGGGCGGTCGAAGACGAGAATCGGCCACTCGCGGAGGGTCGCTTCGCGCCGCAGGGCGCGGTCCGGATTGACGGCGTGCGGATGGCCGACCGACTCCAGCATGGGCACGTCGGTCGCCGAGTCGCTGTACGCGTAACAACGTGCCAGGTCGTACCCCTCCGAAGCGGCCAGCGCCTTGACCGCCTCGGCCTTGGTCGGTCCGTATGCGTAGTACTCCACCTCCCCGGTGAAACATCCGTCGTCTCCGACGACCATCCGGGTCGCGACCACCCGGTCCGCGCCGAGCAGTTCACCGATGGGTTCGACCACCTCGGCACCGGAGGTGGAGACGATCACGACGTCCCGGCCGGCGGTGTGATGTTCCTCGATGAGCGTCGCGGCTTCGTCGTAGATGATGGGGTCGATCAGATCGTGCAGCGTCTCGGCGACGATTTCTTTGACCTGCTGGACGTTCCAGCCCTTGCAGAGGGCGGACAGATATTCACGCATCCGCTCCATCTGGTCGTGATCGGCGCCACCGGCCAGGAAGACGAACTGTGCGTACGCGGTGCGCAGTACGGCGCGTCGGTTGATCAGTCCT from the Streptomyces sp. AM 4-1-1 genome contains:
- a CDS encoding HAD-IB family hydrolase, which gives rise to MLSVVENSFYPRTAAFFDLDKTVIAKSSTLTFSKSFYQGGLINRRAVLRTAYAQFVFLAGGADHDQMERMREYLSALCKGWNVQQVKEIVAETLHDLIDPIIYDEAATLIEEHHTAGRDVVIVSTSGAEVVEPIGELLGADRVVATRMVVGDDGCFTGEVEYYAYGPTKAEAVKALAASEGYDLARCYAYSDSATDVPMLESVGHPHAVNPDRALRREATLREWPILVFDRPVRLKQRLPAFSMPARPALVAAAAVGAAAVTAGLVWYAARRRALPAPA
- a CDS encoding oxidoreductase; this translates as MSTTASDPLATLGSLPGVADAVDSVRKSVDRVYGHRVMRRRSHEITGEAALRGARGSAALSGADWNLEEVRRRTDFSGDTEARTVGAALRLTSEAGQLLSIWRQSPLRVLARLHLVAAGGAAPGDTVGRPRLAGEPVDEPLIEAPLPHADEMTGRLEGLAGLVLAGSEAPALVTAAIVHGELLALRPFGSCNGLVARTAQRIVLIGSGLDPKSVCPAEVGHAEEGRAAYIAAFEGYLSGTPDGMVAWIAHCGRAVELGVRESTAVCEALQRGAA
- a CDS encoding ATP-binding protein → MKIAFVGKGGSGKTTLSSLFIRHLAANEAHVVAVDADINQHLGAALGLDDEEAAALPAMGAHLPLIKDYLRGDNPRIASANTMIKTTPPGEGSRLLRVREDNPIYDACARTVRLDDGDIRLMATGPFTESDLGVACYHSKVGAVELCLNHLVDGRDDYVVVDMTAGSDSFASGMFTRFDMTFLVAEPTRKGVSVYRQYKEYAQDFGVALKVVGNKVQGADDLEFLRAEVGDDLLVTVGHSDWVRAMEKGRPARFELLEADNRMALQALQDAAEDSYAERDWERYTRQMVHFHLRNAESWGNEKTGADLAAQIDPSFVLDERAVPSGTPQPA